GGCGTAGAGATCAAAGCGAATTGAGGAAGAGCGATAGATTCCGAAGCGCACATCGCCGCCGACATACAGTCGATATGGCTCTGCCCCTGCGCCAAAGCGACCGTTGATATTGATGAGATCTGAAATACCATAAGTTAATTGACCGTGAAAAATAAAACCTGTGTATGGATTGAACACAATGCCCGGCTGCGCTGCAATTAGCCAATCTCTTGCACCCGCCGCAATACGCAGGGGCGGCGGCGTACCAGCTTCTGCAACCGTTGAGAAAATCATGAGAAAGAGAGAGACGCGCAGAAAATGAAGATGGAACTTTCTAGTTTTTTTGAGCATGTAAATTTTGTTTAAGTTTAAAATATTCCACAAGATAGGAAAAGATTTCTTCAAAGTTTCATAGCAAGGCGGTCTTGCAAAATGCTGAAATGCTCCCCTGTGCCTCTCCAAGCGCACCTGCAGATTAGCAAAACCATATTTGAGAAAAGCGTGTTAATTTTGCTGTAATAAACTCTGCACAGGTGAAACTCGACGAGGTCTTCCAACCGATTGAATCGGAATTGCAAATTTTTCAGCAGCGCTTCAAAGAGGCGATGAAGTCGGAAGTGGGCTTGCTCGATAAAGTTGCAAACTACATCTTGAAGCAAAAAGGCAAGCAAATTCGCCCGACACTGGTGTTGCTTTCCGCTAAGATTGCAGGCGGTGTGTCAGAGTGCACCTATCGTGGTGCCGCTTTGGTCGAATTGCTGCATACAGCTACGCTTATTCATGACGATGTCGTCGATACTGCCGATATGCGGCGAGGCATTCCTGCTATCAATGCCCTGTGGAAAAATAAGGTCGCTGTGCTCATGGGCGACTATCTGCTCTCGCGTGGCTTGCTGCTTGCACTCAAACACAACGACTACCTTTTCCTGACCATCGTCTCCGATGCGGTCAAACGCATGAGTGAAGGTGAGCTTTTGCAAATTGAGAAAACCCGTCATCTTGATATTGATGAGACGACCTACTTTCGCATTATCTCCGACAAAACCGCCTCGCTCATTGGCACAGCCTGCGAAATTGGTGCTGCCAGCGCCAGCAACAATGACGAAGCGCGCAAAAAACTGCGTGAATGCGGTGAAGCTATCGGCATCGCTTTTCAAATCCGAGACGATGTGCTCGACTATCTCGGCGATGCCAATGAACTTGGCAAGCCCATCGGCGGCGACATTAAAGAAAAGAAAATTACGCTTCCGCTGATTTACGCCCTGCATCAAGCTACGGCAACCGAACGCGAACACATCATTGAAATTCTCAAAAGCAACAAAAAACGTGCCCTCTTCAGCCAAGAGGTTGTCAATTTCACGCGCCGCTATAAAGGCATTGAATATGCTGAAGACGCCGCACGAAAATATGCGGCATACGCTACAGAAGCCTTGCACGCCTTCCCAGACTCGCCCAGCAAAGTCGCAATGCAAAAACTTATCAACTACGCCATAGACCGTAGGAAATAATCCTTCCCTTGTTGTAGCTTTACGTGTCTTTTAGCATTTTCTTCAACACCAAAGCGCTCTAAACATGCGTAATGTCCTAACGATGCTCGCCCTATATCTCCTCAGTGTAGCCTTTAGCGCTATGCTAGGATGGCATACGCATAAAGTTGCTGGCGTACAAGTCTGGGTACCTGACAACTGGAACATTGAGTCTCAGAACGACTACCTTGCCGTCACAAGCCCCGATAGTGAAGTCTATGTCGGCTACATTGTATCTACCGCACTCGATATGGATGCTACACTGGATAATCTGGAAACTCAACTTAGAACCTTAGTCCAAGATGCCAAGTTCGACAAAAGCCATGATGATTTTGTCATCGGCGTCATGCCTGCATGGGGATTTGGTGGCACAGGCACACATGATGGATAGCCTGTCGAGATGCGCATTGAACTCATCTTTACGCCAAAGAAAAAGGTGCTCATTTTAGTTGCGGTCGGTTCGCATACTGGTCTTGAACGACATTCAGAGGAAGTCAAGCAAATGATGCGCAGCGTCAGAAAAGCCTGAGTGCTAGGCTAAAGACATTAGCCTAAAATTTTAACGGTATCACCGCACTGTATCACCTTGCCGATTTCACTTGCAGCAGCATAGGTATTGACGCTGAGGCGATAAAAGTGTTCAAAGCGCGACACCGCTGTCCAGTGAGGTAGCGTTTCTCGACGTTTGGCTAAAAAAATTTTTTGGAAATTCATGTCTTGCTCTCCCGTGCGGGCATTGCGCGCTGGCACAACGCAGCGTGCGCACGGCTTGATTCCCTCAAACACGGCTCCGCCCACCTGAAACCGCACGCTTTCTCTGTCTTCGCCAAACAGTCGATCTTTCCAGAAGGCTTCAGTTTTGCCTACAATCAAATTCACACGAAAACGCCGCAGGAGTTCTTCAGTATCCAAATGTGGGAACCATTCTGCAAGCCGTTGCATCGTGGCAAGTGCCACCATTGTTGGACCAGACGCCTCTTGGTCATCTGGGAAACCGTGCGCGGCATTGCGCACTAG
The [Chlorobium] sp. 445 genome window above contains:
- a CDS encoding polyprenyl synthetase, with translation MKLDEVFQPIESELQIFQQRFKEAMKSEVGLLDKVANYILKQKGKQIRPTLVLLSAKIAGGVSECTYRGAALVELLHTATLIHDDVVDTADMRRGIPAINALWKNKVAVLMGDYLLSRGLLLALKHNDYLFLTIVSDAVKRMSEGELLQIEKTRHLDIDETTYFRIISDKTASLIGTACEIGAASASNNDEARKKLRECGEAIGIAFQIRDDVLDYLGDANELGKPIGGDIKEKKITLPLIYALHQATATEREHIIEILKSNKKRALFSQEVVNFTRRYKGIEYAEDAARKYAAYATEALHAFPDSPSKVAMQKLINYAIDRRK
- a CDS encoding MOSC domain-containing protein codes for the protein GALQHDREFALVDAEYRFVNAKRFPQIHRLRASYDLEHFIVTLASAQNQTEQFHLLHDKARFEEYLSEYFGFRVFLVRNAAHGFPDDQEASGPTMVALATMQRLAEWFPHLDTEELLRRFRVNLIVGKTEAFWKDRLFGEDRESVRFQVGGAVFEGIKPCARCVVPARNARTGEQDMNFQKIFLAKRRETLPHWTAVSRFEHFYRLSVNTYAAASEIGKVIQCGDTVKILG